Proteins encoded by one window of Ktedonobacterales bacterium:
- a CDS encoding ABC transporter ATP-binding protein — protein sequence MSGSQQATMASDAEHPSGAVLEARHLQKRFPLRRLNPFGPRRAVHAVEDTSFTLIPGRATALVGESGSGKTTIARMLARLYEPTAGSIYFRGAPVKLGLGANLRAYRRHIQLIFQDPFSSLNPVHDVRYHLSRPLRLYGHARSSAQVTEQALALLNRVSLTPADQFLRKYPHQLSGGQRQRVAIARALAVRPEVLLADEPVSMLDVSIRLDILNLLLRLKEEERLALLYITHDIASARYFAEETLVMYAGQMVEGGPSEEITQQPKHPYTQLLLSAAPDPDRLNADGQGLASLPARGEIPSLVTPPGGCRFHPRCPHAMPVCRERFPKRTDLGNGHWTHCFLYSDGAEQAESGN from the coding sequence ATGAGTGGTTCTCAGCAAGCAACGATGGCTTCTGACGCAGAGCATCCTTCGGGAGCCGTTCTGGAAGCGAGGCATTTACAAAAGCGGTTCCCCTTGCGGCGCTTGAACCCTTTTGGACCCCGGCGCGCGGTCCATGCGGTTGAGGATACCTCATTTACCCTGATTCCTGGCCGTGCTACGGCGCTGGTCGGCGAAAGCGGGAGCGGCAAGACGACGATTGCGCGCATGCTGGCGCGCCTGTATGAGCCGACGGCTGGCAGCATCTATTTCCGGGGCGCGCCAGTCAAATTGGGGCTGGGAGCCAATCTGCGCGCGTACCGGCGTCATATTCAGTTAATCTTTCAAGACCCTTTTTCTTCGCTGAATCCGGTGCATGATGTGCGCTATCATCTGAGCCGCCCGCTGCGGCTCTATGGGCATGCGCGCAGTTCGGCGCAGGTGACAGAGCAGGCGCTGGCGCTGCTCAACCGTGTCAGCCTGACCCCTGCCGACCAGTTTCTGCGCAAGTACCCGCACCAATTGAGCGGTGGACAGCGCCAGCGAGTAGCGATTGCGCGCGCTCTGGCAGTTCGCCCGGAGGTGCTGTTAGCCGATGAGCCGGTTTCGATGCTGGACGTTTCTATTCGGCTGGATATTCTTAATTTGCTGCTGCGTCTGAAGGAGGAGGAACGGCTGGCGCTGCTCTATATCACCCATGATATTGCCAGCGCCCGCTACTTTGCTGAAGAGACGCTGGTGATGTACGCCGGACAGATGGTGGAGGGTGGGCCAAGCGAGGAAATTACTCAGCAGCCAAAACACCCGTACACGCAATTGCTACTTTCGGCTGCGCCTGATCCTGATCGCCTGAATGCCGATGGGCAGGGCCTGGCCTCGCTGCCCGCGCGCGGCGAGATTCCTAGCCTGGTGACTCCGCCTGGCGGGTGTCGCTTTCATCCACGCTGCCCGCATGCTATGCCCGTCTGCCGTGAACGCTTCCCGAAACGGACTGACCTGGGCAATGGACATTGGACGCACTGCTTTCTCTATAGTGATGGCGCGGAGCAGGCTGAGAGTGGCAATTAA
- a CDS encoding transposase produces MLILEYKLRTNQAQRSAIDEAIRTTQFIRNKALGLWMDTRGTNAYVLNQYSAQLAKEYPFVARLNSMARQASAERAWQSIARFYDNCQKHKPGKKGYPRFQKDNRSVEYKTSGWRLEPDGKRLTFTDGHGIGTLRLIGTRSIETFPSNQIKRVRLVKRADGSYVQFAVQAERKIAHVPTSKQAGIDVGLKSFYTDSDGATVANPGYLRKAETKLKRLHRRVSRKIKRSKNRKKAIRRLAKGYLRVHRRRKDFAVKTARALIQSSDLVAFEDLKIAHLVKNHHLAKSISDASWGLFLSLVRYYGQVAGVLVVAVPARFTTQDCSSCGERVKKSLSMRTHICPSCGLVLERVMHFYEGSSRPG; encoded by the coding sequence GTGCTGATTCTGGAGTACAAGCTCAGGACCAACCAGGCTCAACGGTCCGCGATTGACGAGGCCATCCGTACCACGCAGTTCATCCGCAACAAGGCCCTTGGGCTGTGGATGGACACGCGGGGCACGAATGCCTACGTCCTGAATCAGTACAGCGCCCAACTGGCAAAAGAGTATCCCTTTGTGGCCCGGCTCAATTCGATGGCCCGACAAGCCAGCGCAGAACGCGCCTGGCAATCCATTGCTCGCTTCTACGACAATTGCCAGAAGCACAAGCCTGGCAAGAAGGGCTATCCCCGTTTCCAGAAGGATAACCGGAGTGTCGAGTACAAAACCTCTGGCTGGCGGTTGGAGCCGGATGGCAAGCGGCTCACCTTCACCGATGGACACGGCATTGGCACGCTCCGGTTGATTGGCACACGCTCCATTGAAACCTTCCCCAGCAATCAAATCAAGCGGGTTCGCCTGGTCAAGCGGGCGGATGGCTCTTATGTCCAGTTTGCCGTGCAGGCAGAACGCAAGATAGCCCATGTTCCTACCAGCAAACAGGCGGGCATTGATGTTGGGCTGAAGAGTTTCTATACCGATAGCGACGGGGCCACCGTTGCCAACCCTGGGTATCTGCGGAAGGCTGAAACCAAACTCAAGCGCTTGCATCGGCGCGTCTCCCGCAAAATCAAGCGGTCCAAGAACCGCAAGAAGGCCATACGACGATTGGCAAAAGGGTATCTGAGAGTGCACAGGCGGCGTAAAGATTTCGCGGTGAAGACGGCGAGAGCGCTCATCCAGTCTAGCGACTTGGTAGCTTTTGAAGACCTCAAGATTGCCCATCTGGTCAAGAATCACCATCTGGCAAAAAGTATCTCTGATGCCAGTTGGGGGCTGTTCCTCTCGCTCGTGCGCTACTATGGGCAGGTTGCGGGCGTGCTAGTCGTAGCGGTCCCGGCGCGCTTCACCACACAGGATTGCTCTAGCTGTGGCGAACGGGTCAAAAAGTCGCTCTCGATGCGGACCCATATCTGTCCTTCCTGTGGCCTGGTGCTAGAGCGTGTTATGCACTTTTACGAAGGCAGTTCACGTCCGGGCTAA